The genomic segment CCGCGTTGATGCCCCCGAGGCGCTACGCGAACTCACATCACTGCGGTCAGCTGGAATGAACAATCGTTCCCCCTCCCGCAATGCTTTTTGCGTGCCCCGAGCCAGCCTGATTATTTCGTCTTTGGCCGTGTCATAAGTGGTAGCTATCTCATCGAGGGTCTCACCGGCCTGCACGGTGTGCACCAGACCGGTAGCACTCAACACTTCAAGCTCCTCGCCCGGGTAAATAAGGTCGGGATTGTCAAGCCCATTGAGGGAAATAATGGTGCGGATATCGGTACCGTATTTCCGCGCTATGTGGAATAACGTATCGCCACACTCCACGCGATGGGTGACGATTTCCAGCTTGTTTTCAGGCGCAGGGTTTGCTCTTGCCTCAATATAATTTTTCAGCTGGCCATAGTAGCGGGGTACAAAATTTTCAGAATGGTCGGAGCCGACCGCAAGAACAGTGCCCCCGTACAACAGCGTGCCTGCCACCAGCACCCAGGACAGGATTTTCGATATTTTGGCTTTACAGGATGCGTCACCAGAAAACATTCTATTGAACCTCCCGTCTGCCGTCTCCCGCCTCAAATATGGCACAGATACGACATAACATAGGATTTTCCGATAGTTTGCACCCATGTTTCCCAAAATATACCTTGATGTGGAAG from the Bacillota bacterium genome contains:
- a CDS encoding M23 family metallopeptidase, which translates into the protein MFSGDASCKAKISKILSWVLVAGTLLYGGTVLAVGSDHSENFVPRYYGQLKNYIEARANPAPENKLEIVTHRVECGDTLFHIARKYGTDIRTIISLNGLDNPDLIYPGEELEVLSATGLVHTVQAGETLDEIATTYDTAKDEIIRLARGTQKALREGERLFIPADRSDVSSRSASGASTRVPAFIWPLEGTISSPYGWREDGFHHGLDIAAPSGTPIVAAADGTVLYNQYRGRYGLLVEIEHGEWMTRYAHNSKVLVEPGQKVYRGEEISRVGSTGNSTGPHLHFEVIYQDQRLDPIKYLP